In the genome of Phragmites australis chromosome 9, lpPhrAust1.1, whole genome shotgun sequence, the window TCCCCCAAAACCACAGCACAAACATACTAACAATTGCTTCCTCTTCTGCCCGCAGGCACCTAAAGCACTGAATAGAAACTAACTTTGGACCATTGCTTATCTTTTGCTAGTGAAAGTAACCTGATGCTCCCTTTTGTTTACAGCAACTTGCTTTTGCAGCTCTATTAGGCAACCTGTTAAGTTGCCAACCAATACTAGACACACTATCAGTGCCCTTCCTGTACcattatatgtacatataaatCCTATTAGGATAGCAAAAATGCGGAAGAAGCTAACCATAGCAAACCGCTATCACTATGTCTTCCTGGAACTAGATACTATGGACAAAATAGCATTAGCCTCTTCTAATGATGGCCATGTATAATACACCAGTCTATATTCAAGCATCCACCGACATCTGCACACTAAAACAGCTCTTATGCTTTTAAACAACCAGTACACAAATATATTCAGCACTACTTCTAACACTGTTACTTACTAAATTCCTCTTACAGTATTTTGTACCTGAAAATCACTACTCTTATTGCTATGAGAAAAATAGTATTTCACTTTTGCCGTTGCCAACCTAGAGGTATTCTTCCTAACAGCTTCCTTACAACAATGGTAGcacataaaaatacatatactGCTTTCGCACAGGATCTGTAGCTAGAATTTATATCAGCCACTATCTCGGATCTCTGTGCCCTTGCATGTACAATTTCTGTGTCAAAATGCTTTTGCAATGACCCATTCACACTACATCAGCTTTTCTTTGCACATGAAAACTACATATACTAAGCCATCTTTTGTTTACAATCATTTGCCACCCAAATCATTCGGCTGTGATTCTCATTCCCATAACAGCAACACTTTGCATCATCTAATTACTCATTCATTTTGTTGACAAACTCCTCCCTCCAGCTTATACCTACCTGAACACCAACACATCTGGTATGCAAACTGATCACCTCATTCTATTGGGATCTTGAAATCTAAAATAGCTGCTGCATGTATTGTAGATTCTTTGCCTTATGACCACTCCCCATCTTCATTCTGCATTTACTTTTGTCACCGCTTACTCACTCAGCAAATTCCGCCACTGCTGAAACTATTTCCATCAGTTTTGCTAAATAACCACataacaaaggaaaaaaacctAACAGTACATACTCTAAATCCTTTGACTCCCATTTATCTAATACTTcactataaaaaaatagaactgAGCAAAACATACCTTTATACTTCACAGCGCTGCTGTCACTCGCGCACAAAGGCGCGCGCAAGACACTAGTATTCGATAAAGCAGCATTCGCTGGCTTGCAGCAGAGCGCGGTGGCCGGCGACGCGATCTTGGCAACGGGCCGGCAGTGGCGACGGCGACACGGCGCGACGCGAGGAAGTTCGACGGAGGAAGTCCGACGGAGGAAGTCGAGACGTCACGCGATTGTCTGGAGATTTTGCGGCGATTAGGTGATGTCACACGATGACACATGCcaattagtagcttgagcattgagatgtatgcatttctctttcttttcgggtgatatgagtttatcattaggaggagaaatacTTATATCTACAACTCACTTTATTTTAAGATCCATGGCCTtaaagatattaagcatgcgagGACCGTCGGTGCCGCCCGAAGCGGCGTTGCCGGGCCATCATGCCATCGAATCATCGTTACCGCCCATCGCATATCGCATCACCACCCGAAGTAGCCCCTGTGCATCGCCCCTGCCGGCGCCGCCCCCAAGCGACGCCGCTCGCCATACACGCCACCCGAAGCAGCCGCCCGGCTTGAAGCCGTTGCCGGCACCGCACCGCTCCGCCACCGTCACTCGTAGTGTACCACCACCGTTGCTCAAAGCCACCGTCGTCGCCGCCTCGCTGGCCCTGCAGCTCGCCGCTCCCtcactgaaaggacaatgatatcgtCTAGAgggagggggggtgaataggcgtttttacaaaaattcgtccccttttatcattggcctaaacttgcagcggaatataaattaacggatttttcacaagtgaaaaacctaaatatactaagctcaactagtgcacaatcaccctaaataagtgtggaagttacaatcctaaggtgacaaaaattattcaattctagcgagagatatgcaataaaacttaaattaaaaaggctgaaaatactgttcacatgactgaaattactgtttattcagagtatccggggtagggttgtacaggtccggaatctccggtaaagtccggattatTAGGGTtttgtacagaactgagcccaaaactgaatataaaggatgggtagagagttctaggtCAAAcaaagtgatgtcgtgtgttctcggagatgattctaagtagatccacggagaacctacactcaaatacacataaACAAGtggatcgagcaatatgcacaaacattgaacaagaactcaaaagtagaggacaaaagaggagacacaaaatttgtttcccgaagttcggattcaccaccgtgaatcctacgtctccgttgagtaAGCTCCAACGAGcgaggtctctttcaaccactttcctcgatccacttttgatttcttcccttgcggaagcgaaatcgagccctttacaaacttccgcggcaacccacaaccttgggtgctcgtcggcgacgcctagccgcctaggaggcttcacctccaaaagtaacaaacacgacgacaaacttcttaccgagaactcaagtgctcaagattggatttagctcacttgcactcaatcttccaatctcacaattcaactcacttttcttctcaaatcacacactataATGGAGTGggaggagttcttttggctctaaaatgtGTTTCTTTCGTGCCTTTGCAGccgccccaaaggatgggggtgaggggATATAAACAgtccacttcaaaaaactagctgttactcaACTTTTCTGGtcttacccggagtctccggagtacaccggagtatccgggtcaactggAACAGCCCAAACCGAGAGCCTCTGGCGGAGACTCACCCGGAGTCTCCCGccagcccggagtatccggccttaaccggagtatccgggttcagcacAGTTAACCTCTgaaaaatggcgataacttttgatcccggagtccgatttcgatgattttggactctatggaaagcttattcagagggctatacATCCCAATTGAATttatgacctaaaacacatagtatcaaattaggaacactccgaaacccaacttggacacttccacactttccactccggatttctaaaaagaactctcactatGGGTTtagttagaaactcttgagcactgagacacgacaattagctcacgttgcatccctcttaatagtgcggcatacctatactcaaattcaaagataacaCTCATTTGagccactttgagcatttgaaaattttcaagtaccgcttctttctttcaaaccttgagggttgccaacttctatatattcttcactctatctcttcttgattcttcatatgattgatgtaaaTCATCCATTGCTTCCCTTGGCCTCGCATGGTCCATCGGcgtaaagccttcactcgctcttcaccaccgccttggtccatcggcgccaagccatttgcttccccttcaccacggatggtctatcgcagccgagtctttcTTGCcattcaccgtcttgccatagaaaaccactttgtattcggcATCTtcaattaatttatttttatcaaatatggagtccactcttgttctttactcttggcatatatgatttcaattcaacttatgccttcttatggatcctaaccccaactcactctcaagcacaaggcaaatgggttagtccataaaacttaaatgacaacatttataccttaagttacttaatctctacaagtaacttattatccttcatgcatattgtcaatcttcatatagaacataacccactcattcttaaacatatagcacacgggttagtccataaaactctattaacaagtcatacctttagttacttgatctccacaagtaacttagccttcaagcttattgctaattttattgagcttcttcttcttcttatgagcatcactaaaatctcaataacttttgatacaattctttgaactcatggtatttctcaaagaatccatgcttcatcatttatgcatctcctatggaataacctaatagcaattctcaatatgattgttagtccataggcattgtcatcacttacccgagcatcacctagagctcattcatctcgatgcattttcattctccccattcactgtcggagggttagctcctgtcgcagggatcctgagggacccttttttagagatttggccggggggatgattctgaatatgtttgctggagaaataaatggatgtaaatgcgatgacaggtggggtggaatgagcTAATGCAGAAAAAGAGTAAATGAgctgggggatttttagacaggttcgggccgcactgcgcgtaacaccctactcctgtgtggatggtataaatgtcctgagaatgtctctcaggaatgtgctagttacaagaatgtctgtctatcctagaaccttaggctccttgttcttcggtttctataCTCGTAcaaaggtgttcttcgatctctgttgGACTCTGTGTACGcctgtctgagagttcgagcgttgcCTTTCAGTTCACCCTCTTCTTTCTTGTccgtgccgccggctgctttaaatacccgccgacggtagcgtgccccgaataggagggcgcgagttccaaggcgctataaatggaaaaTGCGTCATCATAGTCTCTGCGCGAAGGgatgggggttgaaaacgcgccccgcgcccggtcttcagtcgtcatgatggcgctggcaacgggcaccatggagagggcccatcgggcagccgcagagcggcccagcgtgtccgcccggtcttgttcgcctaccacagcagcgcaggcagacggaacgcctcgggcctcgtgAAGCtgtcccgaggcgcgccggatagcgcgggatgggacccgtgcattaaatatccccacgcccttctgccagaagatgacagggactgacatcgagcgtggcaggagcagttggagcccagagaccaaggccggcatgGGAGCATGTGTACAgtgagtgcccaagccggcctgCCGTCAGAGACAGACcccgcggcggccccgcagagccccccgccgaagaggaggagggaggattccAGGCCAAAGCCGTCGGGCCCGGAGTACAAGATCCCGGAATCgagatggcaataccgaagaccgaAAACTGCGTACGTTTCTTCCTTTTCCCCgagcatgccttgcccggagTGAGTTCGGAGACTGACCTTATTTTCTCTTTCAGGCCGCATAaggacgccgccggagaccaaggacggccggaggcgccgaggttggctccagcccccgagccgagcgcgcctgagccgagcgcgccggtggagccggagccgcagAGCGCGTCGACCGAACCAgagccgcaggcgccgccctgccccgagccgatggcagaggccgcgcccgagcagcaGCCGCCGACTGAGCCCGCCCCAAGCACATCGAGTGCGGGGCGGATGGCCTCGTCGAGGGCGGTGCCTTCGTGGCAGTATTCGGGGACCCTGAGCCCctcagagagggctcgcaggggacccagcgcccgacCGTCGTCCAGCTGTCctgcagaacccctcccggacgtgctaggaagcgcccgggaggtgatcgagctgctggaggcggccgtggcgggggagaggaCCCAACTTGAGGCGGACCGCGCCGCCcttgttgaggagagggagcggctggtAGAGATCAGCcgccttttggaggcccgcgTCGCCGTAGCGCACGCCGCCCACGAGAAGGAGCGGCGCACGATGGACGCGGAGAGGCAGACCCTGGACGAGATAcgcgaggaggccgtcgccgaGCAAGAAGAAGACACCTGCCTGGGTGAGATatcgcggcggcgggccgccGAGATGCTCGCCAGGGAGAGATTGGTGTGGGCCCGGGAGGACGCGATCCTGTCGCATGAGagggcggtggaggcctcccaggcggacttagcccgccagaaggacgaggttgagcagagccgcgccgagctccagcgtcgggaggagggCATCGCGATtcgcgagaccgacgtcggcatcacgATGACGGCtctggacgcccgggaggagctactGACCCgtcgggaggcggaggctgctgaggcgtcggcggccttaactgctcgggaggagcgggccgccatgtgggagtcagagctaactgctcgggagcaggccctctctgccctctcCGAGCAGGTGAAGAAGCAAGCCGAAGTCTCGGCGCTCGGCGTCGTCCCAACCAGCACGACCGAGGGACTGAGCTTGGAGGAGTGGCTGCAGATCCTTAAGACCgagtggtaactgctcttaccaCACAAACACACTTGTTATAAGAGCAGTTATCGCACAAGCACACATATTGTAATAATTTGTAAGAATAGTTACCAAAACATGCGTGttataagagcagttaccacacaagtacacgtgttgtaagagcagttactaCACAAGCACATGTATTGTAAAAGCAGTTATCACACAAGCACATGCGCTATATGAaatttgtaagagcagttaccgcATAAACACACGTGTTTAAAGAGTAGTTACCACACACGCATACGTAttataagagcagttaccacataAGTATACGCGTTGTAAGAATTTAGAAAAACAGTTACCACAGAAGCATACAGGGTGTAATAGCAGTTACCACACCATCAATATCAAGAGAAGGTATCTTCACCACTATAATTTGTTTGAATGACTATACTCACTATTAGCTACAAATCAAAAACTATCACAAATTTTTACCAAATATTTGTGATACCAATCCAAACAGGTGCCACATAATATTTGTCATAACTAACCTGTGGTATTCTACCACACAAACACTCTTATTTTACCATAAATTTAGTCAAATCATAAATGTGGCTAACACCTAATTTTAGGTGTGACAAATTTAGTGGCCAACCAATTAGATACTAACTCCCGCGCACCAATTTCTGTCAATTCCCGGTGTAACAGTAGCAATTTCTAGCTGCGCATCCCGATGCCCCTTATCCTGATCCAACGGCCGACTCGACCCGCCGACCGATCCGACGGACAGGAGGGCACGTGTCCCCTCACCCTGCCGCGTTATATGCAGCGCGCACAACGCCTCGCCCCGGTAGTGCTGCGCGCGTCAGTTGCTCctcctttcctttcctcttTTCTCCCGACTGCGATTTCTGGTGAGTTCTCGTGGACTCGCCTTGACTACGCCTCGAATCAGCGGAGGGATTGGTGATTGCGATGTGGGTTTTGTTCTAGACCTACTTAGTTCCTCGTGTTCATAGATGCAATCCTGCTTCCCCGGTTTATTTTTGCGGTTTCTAAGCAGTTTTGATAGGTTAAAAGTTgtgttcttttgaaaaaaaaaattcagctcttGTTTTCGCATCGATTTTCAGTCAGTTCTTCGTGTGCTCTACAGCAATTGCgctctaattttttgtttttttagcgTTTTGTTCTTGAAGTCTCAAGTTCACGAGCTTAACCCTCGATTCGATTTGGTCGAGCTTTTAGGTGTTAACTTTTGCGCCTTGATTCCTCCCAAATCAGCTACTAATTCCTCCGTTTCTATAATGTGTCGTACTCAATCTAATCGCTGCAGTATCAATTAAGAACACCATTTTTCCAGTGATTTTCCAGTGCAGTATCAAATTTCCTCACGCCCTGGGCTAATTCCTCCTGCTgctttgtttttccttcgattTACCGCAGATCGCAACCATGGGAACCCGCAGCGTCGCTTTGGTGATCCTTGCGTCCGTGCTGCTCCAAACCCTCCTCCCCGCGTCGGCGGCGGAGGGTTTGGTGCGGATCGCGCTGAAGAAGCGGCCGATCGACCGGAACAGCCGCGTCGCCACGCGCGTCTCCGGCGAGGAGGGGCAGCGCCGGCAGGGCCTCCGCGGCGCCAGCTCCCTGGGCTCGGGAGATGAGGGCGACATCATCGCGCTGAAGAACTACATGAACGCGCAGTACTTTGGGGAGATCGGCATCGGAACCCCGGCGCAGAAGTTCACCGTCATCTTCGACACCGGCAGCTCCAACCTCTGGGTGCCGTCCTCCAAGTGCTACTTCTCGGTGCGTCCTTGTTCCTTGCCTCGGTGAGTGGTTTTTAAGGGTTTGGTTGTGTTTGGTGCTAAGACCGGTATGTGTATTTGTGATGATATGATGCAGATTGCTTGCTACTTCCACTCGCGCTACAAGTCAGGGCAGTCAAACACTTACAAGAAGAACGGTTTATATCTTATAGCCTTCCTCCAGAGCGCTTGTTTTTTGTTGTGCCTATCTGCCTCTCAATTTAGTCATCGATGGATTGAGACCTGCCTTGCTTTTGTCATCTACTTAGTTCCAATCAGTGACGCATGTTACGTATCATGTTAAAATCTGCCTTCTTGTTAAGAAACATGGCCTTTGTTCTTGAAAATATGTTAAGGATGTGTAAAGATGGAAAGTACGGTTATCTGGCTGGAATTATAAATTGAGTGCTCGAACTAAAGAGGTCTGAGCTAGGTCCAAACCATCATACCTATATTAACAGAAGATCATAAATTTAAtgttattttttctttgttgaACAAGAATACattgtttttttaatcttcaCTTCTAATACAGTAATACTATGATGTCACTTGTTATTTTTGCACATTGAACACTTCTGCATGTTGATAATTCAAAAGTCAAGACCTGCTTAGTTGCAACCTAAAGAGGTCTGCTCTGTCTTAGTTGTTACAGAATATTTATGAGGGAACAGAAAATTAATACTGCATGGTTGGCAACATCAAAACAAAATCAATGATCCACCGCCTGGTAGGTGCAACATCTTTGAAAAGGATGCTAAAAATAGTTGTCGATcaaggtgttttttttttggcatagaTGTAGCGATATGCAGTTAGGATTCAGGAATGATGCTGACATGATCTAGGTGCTTTTTGCGTAGATGTAGCAACATGCAGTCAGGATGCAGGAATGATGCTGACATTTTACTGTACTTGTATCTGTTGAGCATGTTGATTATTAGTCTTCAAATTCAATGCACACCCTGAATTATTTCATATTAACTTCATATGCATGTAATGCTAACAGTCACCTTATGTTTTGTGGTGtggaatatttttttcctttttggaagTATACGGCCTTAGAATCTTCTATGATACTGCTCGTTCTTTTTCATTGATTTGAGCTGTCCAGCTCTCGATTTTGCACCTTTCCTTTCTGCTTCCTGACAATGACATGCTATTTTGTTTCTTCTCACCAGGAAAACCTGCTGACATTCATTATGGAACTGGTGCAATTTCTGGGTATTTTAGTGAGGATAGTGTTACAGTAGGTGATCTGGTTGTGAAAGATCAGGTTTGTGCTTCTATGTTTCTAATTTCATTTATTGGTTATCTCTGATGACATTAATTCCACTttgaaatattttaatattgttTGGTTGTTGTACTAGGAATTTATTGAAGCTACCAGGGAGCCTAGCATTACTTTCATGGTTGCAAAATTTGATGGTATTCTTGGGCTAGGATTTCAGGAAATATCTGTTGGAAATGCAGTACCTGTGTGGTAAGCTAGCCTGGACTACAGATCTTGTTTGTTCAGTCCTCATTGTGTAGTTCAATTGTAATGTAAGAGACTATTGTTCTTTGTGCATATGGCTTTTGTTGTTGAGTAGTTCATCTTCCTGGACATAGTTCATCTTACTCGAAATAGCTTTCGCTGTTGATTAGCCTGGACATTGAGGTTGTGGTGTTCATAATGCATGATATCTATGGTGATGCAACCTGATTTATGTTTCGTATTGACTGCtgtgtaaaaataaaaaagtcatcTCCCTGTCACTAGTAGTTTCTCCCCACGTTTCTTGTGACACTTATCTGTTAAAGGCAATTTTTTTGCTCTTATGTGTTCCCAACTTCCCATGATAGGCTTTGCTGCATCTGTCACAGTAGTGAGACATTTGATTGAGGTATAATTATGTTCATGCATGCGAAACAGTGTTACATCttggtttatttgtttgttGGGACTTGTGTTGGAAAATCAGTGTCTGAAATGGTTATGACAAAAACAAATTACAGGTATAACATGGTAGAACAAAGTCTCATCAGCGACCCTGTTTTCTCTTTCTGGTTCAACCGACATGGTGATGAAGGAGAAGGTGGTGAAATTGTGTTTGGTGGAATGGATCCTAGTCATTACAAGGGTGATCATACATACGTCCCAGTCACTCAGAAGGGATATTGGCAGGTTGGTCTTGTTTCTTGTAttctttagtatttttttaatatctggTATAAAAGTGTGCATTTGCTTGCCGCAGTTTGAGATGGGTGATGTCCTTGTTGGTGGGAAGTCCACAGGTACTGCAATGTTTCTCATGTTCATTCTAATTGCATGTAAATGAGAAATATATTAAATGCTACCTCTGTTTCGTTATCAGGGTTTTGTGCTGGCGGTTGTGCAGCGATTGCAGATTCTGGAACTTCCTTGCTTGCTGGCCCCACAGTATGTCTgagctttttgttttttttttgtctgcgTAACCCATGATGATTCACTTTTCGCAATTGAAGCTGCTGCTTGTTTATGTTTCTTCGTTTGGCGTTCTTTACTTAATGTCAAACCTTTTCGTCATTTGTCGTAATTTTGGAGCAAATATCCTATTTCTAGTAATGAACTGATGATCCTTGTTGAATTCAAAATGTGGTTGATGCTGTCATGTGAGCTTAATAATGGCTGACTGGCTACCTGTTGTTGTACTTGAGAAAACTGATAAAATAGCACCGCACCATTCCCT includes:
- the LOC133929435 gene encoding aspartic proteinase oryzasin-1, which gives rise to MGTRSVALVILASVLLQTLLPASAAEGLVRIALKKRPIDRNSRVATRVSGEEGQRRQGLRGASSLGSGDEGDIIALKNYMNAQYFGEIGIGTPAQKFTVIFDTGSSNLWVPSSKCYFSIACYFHSRYKSGQSNTYKKNGKPADIHYGTGAISGYFSEDSVTVGDLVVKDQEFIEATREPSITFMVAKFDGILGLGFQEISVGNAVPVWYNMVEQSLISDPVFSFWFNRHGDEGEGGEIVFGGMDPSHYKGDHTYVPVTQKGYWQFEMGDVLVGGKSTGFCAGGCAAIADSGTSLLAGPTAIITEINEKIGAAGIVSQECKTVVAQYGQQILDLLLAETQPAKICSQVGLCTFDGTHGVSSGIRSVVDDEAGKSNGLRNDPMCNACEMAVVWMQNQLAQNKTQDLILNYINQLCERLPSPMGESSVDCGSFKSMPDIAFTIGGKKFALKPEQYILKVGEGPAAQCISGFTVMDIPPPRGPLWILGDVFMGAYHTVFDYGKLRVGFAQSA